In Ictalurus punctatus breed USDA103 chromosome 18, Coco_2.0, whole genome shotgun sequence, the genomic stretch ggggaagctgtcccgctgtcctgtcctgccgaggaagctgtcccactgtcctgccctgccgaggaggctgtcccacTGTCCTGCCCCGCTgcggaagctgtcctgctgtccagccccaCTGAGCACGTCCCTCCGAGCTCCAGGCCCGCTGAGGTTGTCCCCCCGAGCTCCAGCCCCACTGAGGTTCTCCCTCCGAGCTCCAGTCCCACTGAGGACATCGCCCAGCATTCCAGTCCCGATGAGGACGTCGCCCAGCATTCCAAACCCGCTGAGGAGTGCGCCCCAAGCTTCAGTCCTGCTGGGGGTGGTGCTCCGCCTGTCTGCTGCCCGGCGGAGGCCGTCCTCTTTTCTGATGCATCAAGAGACAGATCACACAGGGACCCAGGAACGCCGCTGGAGGAGGGCGCtcgttttatgttttatgtgtcTTGATTTCTGTTCGTAAATAAAGATGTtgatctgcgattgcttctgccTCTGCTCCCGTTTCATAATATACTGGTTCTGATTCTGGTTCACTAAGAGTACTGTCAGTCTAAAACCCTGTTGGGGAGGTGAGTACAGTacgaaaaacacacaaaacatgcTTTGTTTACAGTGCTAACCTGTGCTAATTTATAAGTACTTGAACAGAATATATTCCACATCCAGGCCTTAACAAACTGTTTTATCGCACACTCAGAGAAACATATATTACATTCACTCCATTACTTTTTATTATCTTCTTATTTACTGAATGTATAGTGTGTTGgtagtgctttatttatttatctattatattatatctgtTATATATGGAATGATTTTCCGCCGTGTTACCTCTAATTTAATCAAGCTCTCAttaaggaagaaaaacaaatgcacacagagatgcagagagagagagagaaagagagagagagagaagaacgataaagagagagagagacgataagaaagaaggaaagagcaTGATAAGAAATGGCGTGATTTATTTGGCTAGGGCAGAAAGCGCTCGGGTTCCGCTCGCCGTGTTATCTGTGATTTAATTGAGCCAATGCCATATACATTACAGACCGGACTGCAGGGGGCTGAGGGACAGGAGACGAGGGAGACCGCAGAGAAACAagtgaagaaaagagaagaagaggtTGACAGAGGGAACacaagagtgagaaagagagagatttcaTACTAATATGCAGCGGAGTGGTTTGATGACgcagaatttattattttcacattaacAGGACGtgcccaagtgttttattcctcttataccacagcagtttgatAGCAAttactatattttattttatattatatttattttatttaaaataaaaacatcatacTTTTGATATGAGACTGTGGAATGTCCAttaaacaagttcctgttcacACTTAGATtatgtcacgattcccccttgaagcagcgtgctctaagcgcaaatgcgcgagcacctgcttttccgctgtcgaccgtagtgacattgggacacgtgtgttttgtttatgtttgtcatgtctcctccctgttccgtcattggctgggaattcacgtgggtctgtattgctcccagctgatagcagtttacacgctaatcatgtccgcatatataccgcgcgcttcccagcacacaacgcggaagattgaGAAGTCGTAAATAGTAAGTAAATGCATAGCCATAGCCGAAGCCATAGCCGAAGCCATAGCCGAAGCCATAGCCGAAGCCATAGCCGAAGCCATAGCCGAAGCCATAGCCGAAGCCATAGCCGAAGCCATAGCCGAAGCCATAGCCGAAGCCATAGCCGAAGCCATAGCCGAAGCCATAGCCGAAGCCATAGCCGAAGCCATAGCCGAAGCCATAGCCGAAGCCATAGCCGAAGCCATAGCCGAAGCCATAGCCGAAGCCATAGCcgagttcgcgctggattatccgcttccagtccctcgccTTAGTTCGTGTcgtgttttgtttatcgacctagattcctgccttgccccgtgtatgcctgtttgccaatcgcctgacctcttgcatgtttatggattacgttttggatcacgtttaggatttgtctgcctgcctgtctctttaaataaacaactgttatcctgcacttgcagcCGCCTTACCTCTACTTCGTCACGATGTGTGACAGATTACAGCAGTCGTTTGCCAAAAaaatcatgattattttattaatctttttattatcagtggagcaTTCGCCGTACACGTCCCTCAGGTTTACAGAGAAACTTAAAACAAACGTAAATTGAAACGACATATTTCATTTGTaggaaaatacacaaaaatctGACTTCCCTTATGTCACTGAGGTTGATAAACAATCCTAAACGGCTGATGCTAGGAATCCATGGCACAGATGAATGAgtttatttcaaacatttaattcaCTATATCCTGTATAtacaagacagagagagatatacacTAGAGTACAGTTCAGTAAAATCCCATTAAAAGTATAATTAAAAGTCAAATAATTATTAATCATAAATCAGATTATTCCgcttgtttttatgtttttgcttAGTTCAAGCTTTACATGTTCTTGTTCtgttggcagatcattttgcttctttctggAAATAAATGCGTAAAATTAGAACTCTTAAAAATGAAGCTTAAAATGAGTCAAATGTGGCTAGAAATAAGTTTGCTAATTTTATATTTGGtatattgtaatcttataataataaatactatataaatGTGACTATACTGAGCATATTTTCAATAAGACGTAATTTTTTGAAGTGAATCCTTATTTTAGGAAGCAAGAGAGTGCGTCATCATGATGTCAGTTCACCCGACAGTTTTAACGAAAGTTTTAGTTGtttattcttgtttattttaatgatgtatgtatttatgtttgcATAGTACAAATGCAATGGTTTATTATAaaccgctgtgtgtgtgtataaacagtaataaacggTAATGATGGTAGGTAAGACGAGTTTTCCTCGCACACAGCGCTCATTAGCTGCATGAGTCACCTTGAAGCAGGTTCTTTACAGCCGGAGTGTTGCGCAGCCACTTCAGCTGTGTTAGCGTTTTCACAAGCACACAATTACAGGAATCAGACCAACGAAGCAAAACCTTCCCCTCTCTTCATAAAGCCGTGCGCTTGTCCAGTCATCAccttgcatttattattatagctGATGTGCAAGAGCACTGAATTAACCTCTGCATGTTTATGtcccacagagacacacacacacacacacacacacactgcagattaGTACAGCCAGGTTATATACTGTAGTGCGTATATAAATCTGTGTAGCACAGGGCTGGGTGAGACGTCGACGTAATTTTGATTTTGTGACAAATTATTGTGCGTTATTGAGATATTGTGGATCTCAtgacatatttatattaaatgtatttacaaaCTGACAGGACAGACCTTACAATAATCTTCAAAACTGTAATgcaatgtcattttatttctatagattTGAATGTTTTTGCCAGCCCTGTATGCTCTCACAATTATAATTACACAATTTTGCCTGTTTTGGAGATATTTACAGTTAGccactgtcaaaaaaaaaaaaaaaagatttttgaacattttgatGATTCATAACTAGCCACAACATCATGTTCATCTGTTTAAATGCTCTCTAGGATATATATGCCTCGCCCCAGGGGTGTGTCATATCCTATATTAGCAGCAACATGGTTCGTTAATGTGTTTTTGGTGTTGTGTGTTCCCACACACTGTTCCCTTTTTCCAAGCATCGTTTGGTTCAGGAAAAATTAttggagtttgtttgtttgtttgtttgtttatttatttatttatttatttatttatttatgtaaggGGGAGGAGTTTGTGTGAGATGGCGACTGGTTTGTTTTACTGTCTTACTGGAATGTTTTAAGAATAAGAGGACATGATTCTTTCTTTATACACCGTCAAGGCTTCTCCATCAGTAAGACTAAGTAAAAGTCTCTCCTTAATCTTTGGagaactttataaaaaaaagtctgagaCATTCTAAAGCGAAGTTActaaaactgaaacaaacagaaaaggaAAAGGTACCTGTGGAGATCCGTCAGAGCCCTGATCCCTCGTCTTCCTCGCtaatctcttcttcttcttgtgcaGTGGCTTCGATTCCAGGATCATCTCTTCCAGCTCAAACGTAGGGTCACAGTTTAGTCTCCGTCTCTACGGCcgtaataaaaaaagattacgatttataaaaacaaaactcgGCTGGAAGGTACATGCACCTGAGAGAAAAGAGTCTTGTTATTTTGTATGGAACTTTTTCACGGCCATCTGTTATGTACATACACTGCAGGcaatttaaagaaatatatttgaatttaTCAATACTAATAAAACCCTTTCCTTTCACAATaaacaaaaaggaaatgaaaatcaGCATCTTACCGGCATATAAGTAAGAACACAAGTAATGATGTTCGAATcgtataaaataaatctgttcggAAACCTCTTCAAGTATAAATCATAACTATATGAGTGGAAGAATACAGAAAtactgaatatactgtatatataggatagttttatatatatatatatatatatatatatatatatatatatatatacacacatatatatatatatatatatatatatatatatatatatatacacacacacgcacacatacatacacatacatataggAGTACAAAATCGTTTATATATTGcactttaaatatatatgagACACTTACATTAGGCATGAAGCCTGGTGGGACGTGTTTATTAAGCACAGCGTCCCAGTTTACGTCGGAGAAACACTCCGTGTCCTTCAGCtcagagagagacgagaggcGCTTCTGTGCATCGACACACAGCAGCTGAAACACAGTGCAcacttatttaatttttttaaagcacaaattaattctttttttttttttaaacatgacttGTACAGTACAGCAAGGTCAAATTAATACAAACAAGAAACTTAAATCATcataaactaaacaaacactacacaaattTCCTTCTGTACCttattgcatttaatatcagtcATATGAAACCACGTTATTTCTTTCAGGTTTTACCTTCCTCAACAGAGACTTCATCTCTACTGACCAAGCGGCCGGGAAGCAGGGATGGACTTTATGGAAGGACTGCAGGATCTCTGCGGTGGGCGTGCTGGCGCGCATTATATACGGCCTCTGGAAAATACGTCAGCGTGAGAAAGGTGGAGTGTGTTAAGCATTTTTTCTGTATTAACTTTAATACAGACAACAAATGAACCCTGGGTTAGGAGTGCACATATGCtatgatatattttattcatatttagcTGATACATCAGTTCCTACAGGATggtgcgatcgcagaaattaacacgAAATCAAGGAAACTTGCAGATTTTCAAAATTAtagcagattttccgcagatagTGTTTGTGCCCTCTTCGATTCCCGTGCgtcaaacacgagtacagctacaacacctcatttaccagcaaacatcacagCGAAAGAGCGTGCGAAACAGTTAcatcaattcaagtagttttccacaaaaaaagcacacaaagaacactccacaagttgcattgcaaattttgaaaaacgtCGCAGcgaaatcaaacatttttggccgcgAGGATCACAAAAATAATCTGGGAGCTCTTGTACAGACTGAATACGTGATGAAATAGTCATTGTTCTTTTACTGTGATAATAATATGTCATTTCAGCAGACTATACTTATGTTTTTAATGAAGGTGTGACACTGGAAGACTCGTTAAGGATTGAAGATTAAGGATAAAGATGTCACATTCTGCATTAGCTCATCATATTCATTCCCAGGTAGCACCTCGATTTGGGCCACATCAGGCACTGCTGCTGGCCTTCTTTTGGCCTGGACAAAATGGATATGAGCCTGAAGTGGCCTACATGTAAAATAGCAAATATGGCCCAAATATCCCAAATCCCAAGTGGGTCGTTTTAGGCAGATGTGTGGTGTTCATGGCAATGTGAATCTGGATGGGAACCTAAAGTGCCCCATGTGGTAAATAGTGAATATGGTacaaatatcacaaaacaaatgtgGGCCACATTTGGCATAAAATGTGGCACATGCGGCATTGCTATGGCTTGCTTGTGGCCCAAATCTGGCAAACAGGAGAGGACCACCCACATGCCATCAATCCAATGGTATGGGGCCGCATGTGTGGGCCGGAAGTGTCAAGTGCGGGCCGGATCTGGGCTACAGCAATTTTGCTATCTGGGTTATTACTTCATTTCATTCAGGATTATTTCATCATATTCAAGACTAATTTGATATGTTCAGGACTAGCTTCACATATTCAGGATTAATTCATCATATTCAGGACACCTCTAACTAGGATTACGTTATCACATCGCCACAGTATTATATTCAGAATGATCGCTGTAGTAATACTAAACAAGCTCTAACTAATTCTGGATCTGCTGGAAGTGCGTCACGTCACCTGTCCACGTAGCAGCTCGTAGGCTGTTATACCCAGAGACCACCAGTCCACTGCAAATGAGTAACCTGGATGTGTTCCCTCAAACGTCTGGAAAAGCTCTGGAGCTGCACAATGACACAAACAAGAGAGACACGGTACGGTCAGGTCAGGTCAGATCAGGTTAGTGTTCTCTCCATGCCAGCTCATCCATCCACAGGATCAcagtggtttttaaaaaaaacaaacaaacacattatacAGACCTGGAGGTGTGTGTAGGTAAAATCAGACCTCATGAAATGTCTGAGCGAATATCTGACACACGCTATACTGTAAGCAAATATGTTCAGCTCAGTTCTTCTCCATTTCTGTTTTAATGTCTGCTCAGGACCAATGCTTGTattcattcataaaataaaccacagccctgatctctctctctctcacacactctctctctgtcatctcTGATCAAATCTCACATCCATCACTCGGCATTATGAGATTGGACTCGAGGTCAATTACGCCTGTAATCCTGTTAGACTGTTTCCAATACTATACAGCAGAATACATCGATACACTATGCCTATTACAGTGAGCCAAAATAAACAATCTAGATATCAAatctacttcttttttttttaatgttgtcttAAGCCTGGGACACACTATCTGAATTTTAGATTGGTAATAGATTGGACATCCTAGAGTTTCCCACTGAGAAGATTTTCATGGCAACAGAAAAAAACTGTTccaatatgttatcgtttctatagtaacagcatgTTCAcagttgttgtcaataatatcatttgtaatgaaaattgttgtattaagttacaaaaaaaagcaaaatagaagcatttgcACTAGTGCTGCTCTCAGACTTCTGGACCCCAGTGACTGGTGTTGTGAAGGAAACTTtatctgtgtttaaaatgtcttttacattttacatgtgAACGTGACACAAtatgactgagtgtgtgtgagtgtgtgtgtgtgtctgcgagtgtgtgtgtgtgtgtgtgtgagtgtgtgtatctgtgagtgtgtgtttgtgtgtgtgtgtgtgtgtgtgtgtgtgagtgtgtgtatctgtgagtgtgtgtttgtgtgtgtgtgtgtgtctgcgagtgtgtgtgtgtgtgtgtgagagtgtgagtgagtgtgtgtttgggtgtgtgtgtgtgtgtctgtgagtgtgtgtgtgtgggtgtaggaTCTCTCACCCATGTATGGCTTTGTTCCAGCGATGGACGTGGCTTTTAAATCGTCTTTGACGATAGCAGCGATGTTGAAGTCGGTCAGATGAGTGTGACCTGAGAGAACAGAGACACACACGACGCAAGGGGcaatgttaaacacacacacacacacacacacacacacacacacacacacacacacactcacggagAAGCTCACCCACTCCTCATTTAGCCTTCATCAGCAGGTGGCTAGAATTAGCTCTGGAATAATATGATAATCTCGCTGTATGATAACTGTCCAATCCGATGTCATGGTTTTCATCATGGTGTAACAAACATCCTCCCACAACACACACGCGCTTTCTTCCAACGATATTGTACACGCTTGTCTGTTGCACCATAGgattcttttaaaatgaataattgttGTGGTTATTTTTCTGCTTTAGAACGTTATACTGCTTATACGTATATACGTACAGTATATACGCTACGTTATAAACACGCTCCTTATTAATGAATGTGCTTATAAGCATTTATAAGCACGTTTGTcatttgtatgtgtgttatttttatttatttcagggCAGAAGAGCTGAAAGTGGCTAAAGCACGTAATGGGGGAAGAAAAGGAGAACCAGTCACCTTGGGAAGGAACTAGAGCGACCCTGATTTATGCGAAAAATCAGGCCAGGTTTGTAAGTGTGGGGGGGAAATAAAGCCTCTGAGACTGAGCGAgacggagtgagagagagagagagagagagagagagagtgagagagagagatagagtgtaAGACCCATataaatatctgtgtgtgtgtgtgtgtgtgtatgtgtgtgcagggCCGATTCAGAGTTCAGAGCCTGAGGGACaaactacagagagagaaaaaaacagagagaaagaggttgAATTGaaagagagagcacgagagagagatagcgagagagagcgagagagagagactcctgAGTGGCTCAGACAGCTGAATGTTCCCCCTATGGTCAGAAGATTGATGGCTGTGGTGTTATAACGGAGGGTGGGGACCAGCAACGACTAAACGACTAAACGACTAAAGAGAAATGGGGATAAACATGGGGAGAGGCAAAGAAGTAGTGATAGTGTGACTAAAATAAGAATAAGGGTTTGGAAATGATTGTTGAAAGACGTAGTAAAATCCATGCTCTGAGGAAGAACTAACCGTTTTAATAGCTGTGTTAAGGAACGCTGACTAAACATCTGCTGCATGTACAAGCTGAAGGAAAGGAAGTTGGATGATAAATTTCTTATGATCTTTATGCCTCGTTGAAATGAGCActgacatgagagagagagatgaacagggACCGAGCCAAGCTGTATCTAACATTATGAAGTGAATGCTTTATAAATACAGTAAGGTATTTTAGTGTCACGACTCACCGTGTTCATCCAGTAAGATGTTATCAGGCTTGATGTCTCTgttccaacaacaacaaaaagaaaatgtcagttCCAAAAAGTCACAAGGTGTTTGCAGCTGATAAATATAGCCTGGATGACCAGATTTCTTAGTTGCATGATAAGACGTTCATTCCTGAAGTGTttgattcctcttataccacagcgatttgccaaatttaatttgttaataaacaacatgtcataattattattattttttacctgTGTATAGctgtacagttacatttaatgttctgtgaaattagttagttcctgttacacTCATGTTatcgcagctataaacactcgttccctctctctattctctctctttattctctctcttgaagttaataagacaaaaaaaaacagaaacctgAGACaccacaaactcctctgtcctgaagatgtcggaaaactttagaggaaaagttacagctttacctctaactTCTCCAAAGCACTGACAGTAGCGACTCCTTCCTTAACTATTACATgtaataaacatctccttacagaaaacttcaccacattaAGGATTGTCACTTATTCACGGAGCGTCCACTGTACACGTCACTGTGAATGatctgtttctatagaaacgatgatgTATCAGATTTAAgcgtgttaatgttaatataaacctgcaatgTGCAGCAAAAtgaatctgaccaatcagagtccagattTCGACAACGCTGTGAGgtaaaaatagataaattgtTGATTCGCAAAGCACAGACTTCCATTTTAAGTGAATTTGTAGTAAGCTTTCTATTTCTCGATTAATCAAACGTAGTAGATAGAGTTatggtttgaaaaaaaaaacagaaaaaaacccaagcGTAATTATATCCAGAAATTTTCTTTACTGCGTTGTGTGCTCGGGGTCCTCGTCTTCTCAGTCAGCGAGTCGTTCGAGTACTTTATTGATTGCAGAATGGCGTGAACACTGAAGGGCTGAAAGGGAACACTTATGCTGTCCAAATTCATCTCCGAGCTGGACGTTTTCCAACACAGGCACTTTCAGCTTTGATTAGGATCTGGTGAAGAGAGCTGTTTGAAATATGAATGTGATATCGGGTGAGGGTGGGGAAAGTGCTCCGTCCTCCTGAAGGCATGACGTAAACCCAGCTGAGTAATGCACTGGGAACACCGTTATTTCCTCAGCGCCGCTGTCTGAAGAAGCCAAAACACTCGCCACTATTGCTTTGTGCGTTTTCGGATACGGCCTTTTCATAATCAGTATGTTAATGTAGTGTTTGTGTGGACAGACTTCTCATCTGGctcgggtttaaaaaaaaagaaataatttgtCTCTACTGTGCTTTTTATTCCTCTCCTCTTTCCGCCTCATTTACCTTTTTCAGTCTCTTTATCGTTTTTCGATTTGTTGTTTTCCGTGTCTGGAATaaaccacaacacacactgattaatggtgacacacacacacacacacacgctctttATGGCTTTGTGGTGATTTCTCAAAATGATggcaataaatataataacagaAATGAAGTGCTTTCTCACATTTCAACCTGTCCTGAAAAACTGAGATCCATAAAAAGGTCTTCATCATCGGGGGAAAAATTACAAGAGCACCAGAGATAATCGGATTAGATAATCTAT encodes the following:
- the stk32a gene encoding serine/threonine-protein kinase 32A isoform X2 translates to MGLGSSSRSADSQHNEDVNFDHFQILRAIGKGSFGKVCIVQKKDTKKMYAMKYMNKLKCVERNEVRNVFKELQIMQNLEHPFLVNFWYSFQDEEDMFMVVDLLLGGDLRYHLQQNVHFSESTVKLYICELALALNYLRNKHIIHRDIKPDNILLDEHGHTHLTDFNIAAIVKDDLKATSIAGTKPYMAPELFQTFEGTHPGYSFAVDWWSLGITAYELLRGQRPYIMRASTPTAEILQSFHKVHPCFPAAWSVEMKSLLRKLLCVDAQKRLSSLSELKDTECFSDVNWDAVLNKHVPPGFMPNRRRLNCDPTFELEEMILESKPLHKKKKRLARKTRDQGSDGSPQGFRLTVLLVNQNQNQYIMKREQRQKQSQINIFIYEQKSRHIKHKTSALLQRRSWVPV